The Vidua macroura isolate BioBank_ID:100142 chromosome 27, ASM2450914v1, whole genome shotgun sequence genome includes a window with the following:
- the LOC128819611 gene encoding feather keratin Cos2-2-like, with amino-acid sequence MSCSEKCQQCQPCNPCSQSCGPCPLASSCNECCVRQCQSSHVVIEPPAVLVTLPGPILSSFPQNTAVGSSTSAAVGSILSSEGVPISSGGFDISCITNCYGGSRCCRPC; translated from the coding sequence ATGTCCTGCTCTGAgaagtgccagcagtgccagccctgcaacCCTTGCAGCCAGTCCTGCGGCCCCTGCCCgctggccagcagctgcaatgagtgctgtgtcaggcagtgccagagctcccaCGTTGTCATTGAGCcgcctgctgtgctggtgaccctgcccggccccatcctcagctccttcccacagaacaCCGCCGTGGGATCCTCCACCTCCGCTGCTGTTGGCAGCATCCTCAGCTCTGAGGGAGTGCCCATCAGCTCCGGGGGCTTTGACATCTCCTGCATCACCAACTGCTACGGTGGCAGCAGATGTTGTCGTCCCTGCTAA
- the LOC128819607 gene encoding feather keratin Cos2-2-like has translation MSCSEKCQQCQPCNPCSQSCGPCPLASSCNECCVRQCQSSHVVIEPPAVLVTLPGPILSSFPQNTAVGSSTSAAVGNILSSEGVPISSGGFDISCITNCYGGSRCCRPC, from the coding sequence ATGTCCTGCTCTGAgaagtgccagcagtgccagccctgcaacCCTTGCAGCCAGTCCTGCGGCCCCTGCCCgctggccagcagctgcaatgagtgctgtgtcaggcagtgccagagctcccaCGTTGTCATTGAGCcgcctgctgtgctggtgaccctgcccggccccatcctcagctccttcccacagaacaCCGCCGTGGGATCCTCCACCTCCGCTGCTGTTGGCAACATCCTCAGCTCTGAGGGAGTGCCCATCAGCTCCGGGGGCTTTGACATCTCCTGCATCACCAACTGCTATGGTGGCAGCAGATGTTGTCGTCCCTGCTAA
- the LOC128819622 gene encoding feather keratin Cos2-2-like, translating to MSCCKPCDPCCQPCGPCPLANSCNECCVRQCQSSHVVIEPPAVLVTLPGPILSSFPQNTAVGSSTSAAVGNILSCGGVPISSGGFDISCITNCYGGSRCRPC from the coding sequence atgtcctgctgcaagCCCTGCGAcccttgctgccagccctgcggcccctgcccgctggccaacagctgcaatgagtgctgtgtcaggcagtgccagagctcccaCGTTGTCATTGAGCcgcctgctgtgctggtgaccctgcccggccccatcctcagctccttcccacagaacaCCGCCGTGGGATcctccacctctgctgctgttggcaACATCCTCAGCTGTGGCGGAGTGCCCATCAGCTCCGGGGGCTTTGACATCTCCTGCATCACCAACTGCTATGGTGGCAGCAGATGCCGTCCCTGCTAA